CGAGTACGCGGCGAACCTGATCAAGAAGACCGTCGCGGGCTCCGGCCACGCCGAGAAGGTCCAGATCCAGGCGATGGTGCGCTTCCTGCTGCCGAAGGCCGAGTTCCGCGTCGCCGATGCCGCCGACGCGCTGGCCATCGCGATCACCCATGCCAGCCACCGGGACGCACACGCGCTCCGTCGGGCGCATCTGTCGGGCGGCAAGCGCCGCAGCCTCACCGGCCAGGCGGCCGCCGGACAGGGTCTCGAAGGGAAGGGTTTCTCCGCCGCCGCAGCCGCGCGCATCGAGGCCGCGCTGGCCAAACAGAGTTGACGGGACCGGGAAGGACTTGGTGGGGGAAGTAGGACTCGAACCTACGAAGCTTACGCAGCGGATTTACAGTCCGCCCCCTTTGCCGCTCGGGACATTCCCCCAAGGCGGGTTTGTCACCCGCGGCGCCCTTATGGTGAGGGGTGGGCCGGGTGTCAACGCTTGTCGTGACCGGATCCATGATGCCGCGTGAAGCGGAGACGCGCGGCGCCGCCCGCGCCGTGTCCCGGCTCGCGCGCTGTTCCCGCTGGAGCGGAAGAACCGCGACACCCCGCACGGATGCACCGTGGGCTCGCCGCGGGACTCGCGGGCGTTACGGATCGACGGTTCCTGCCGGCGGCTCTGGGCTTCGTGCAGGCAGCCAAGACGCTCACCGCCGGCCAGCCACGGCCGGAGAGCGACGGCAGGCCGGAGACGCGACGCCTCGGCCAGACCGGGCCAGACTGACGCGCGCCTCGGGACGAAAACGCGAACGTTCCGCGACTCCGGGGATTCCCAAAAGAATCCCGATCGGTCACGGTGCGCACATGTTCCCCTGCGTCGCCGGCCATTGACCCGCCCCGCCCCGTCCCTGCGGTCGCACCAGCGCACGCTGATGGCGCTGGTCGATGCCATGGCCCGCGGGGAGGCGGTCCATATACGGAAGATCCTGGCCGCGGTGACGCCCGGCGGCGGCAAGTCGCTTCTGCCGGTGATCGCCGCGCACCGGCTCATCGCGGCCGGGCTGGTCGCGCGGGTGGTCTGGGTGGTGCCGCGGGACTCCCTGAGGCTGCAGGCCGAGGAGGCCTTCGCCGATCCGCTCTGGCGCGCCACCTTCGGGCATGCCCTCAGCGTGCGCGCGGCCGACAACGAACGCGATCCTGCCCGAGGCTTGGCCGGTTACGTCACCACCTATCAGGCAGTCGCCGCCGCCCCGGCGCTTCACCTCGCGGAGGCGCGGGCGCACCGCACGCTCTTGGTCGTCGACGAGGTCCACCACCTCCCGGTACCCGGGCGGCCGGGATCCGAGGAGGCGTCGCCGGAGGAGAGCGAAGCGGGGGCTTGGTCCCGGGCAATGCTGCCCCTGATGGAGGCGGCCGCGTTCCGCCTTTACCTCTCCGGCACGCTGGAACGGGCGGACGGGCGGCGCATCCTCGGACTGCCCTACCAGCCGGCCGCGCTGGGGCGCGGACCGGAACTCGATCTCGACGCCCCGGGCCTCGCGGTGATCGGCTACTCCCGGGCGCAGGCGCTCGCCGAGCGGGCGGTGCTGCCGGTCACGTTCGGAGCCATCGATGGCGAGGCGAGCTGGCTGGAAGGCGGGCGGATCGCCGGCGACAGCCCCCGGGTCGGGCCGCACAGACTCGGCGCCGGCTCGGTGCGGGTCACGACCCGGCCGGCCCTGTTCACGGCCCTGCGCACGGGCTTCGCCCGCGATCTCCTGAGCGAAGCCTTCCACGCCACGAAGCGCCTGCGCGCCCGGCGCCGTGCCGAGCGGGGCCTTCCGGCCGGCGAGACGGTGCGGGGTCTCGGCAAGCTCCTCGTCGTGGCGCCGGACCAAGCGAGCGCCCGCGCGTATCTCGCGACCCTGCGGAGCTGGATGCCGCCGGGACAGGGGGAGCGGGACGTGCGCCTCGCCACCTCCGGCCAGGGCGACGCCCACGCGGCCCTCGCCGCGTTCCGCCTCACGCCCGAACCGGCCATCCTCGTCACCGTGGCCATGGCGTACGAGGGGCTCGACGCCCCGGAGGTCGCGGTGGTCGCCGCGCTCACCCATATCCGCTCGCGCCCCTGGCTGGAGCAGATGCTGGCGCGGGCCACCCGGGTCGATCCCCACGCGGGGTCCTACGACGCGCAGCAGGCGCTGATCTTCCACCCCGATGACCCGCTCTTCGCCCGCTTTCGTCTCGAACTCGAGACCGAGCAGGGCAGCAGCGTGCGTCCGCCGCGCGAGCGGCCGGCGAGCGCCGTCGTGCCCGAGCGGACCCGCTGGCGCGACGACGAACCCGCCGGGATCACGCCCCTGGAGAGCAACGCGATCGGCCTTCGCTATGCCCTGCTGCGTCCGCGCCTCGCCGAACCGGCACCGGCCGCACCGGCGCCGGAACCCCCTTCGATCACCGAGCGGACCCTGCGGCAGAGGCTCGCCGCGACGGTGGCGGCACAGGCGGTCGAGGACGAAGCCTCCCTGCGCGTGCCGCGCGGCGGCAACCTAGCGCATCGCTACAACGCCGTCCTGAAGCGCGTCCTGGGCAAGGGCCGCGCGACGATGACGCTTCCCGAGCTCGAGGCGGCGCTCGCCTGGCTTGAACGAAACCGCCTGTCGGACCATCTCGACCGCCTCGACGGCGACGCCCGCTACGCCTGGTCGGCCCGCCAGCGCCGCGGCCGCTGGCAACCGGAACGCGCTGCCGGTCGCTGAAGCGAAACCGTGAGGAGCGTCCGATGACCGAGAGCTTGCCGGCGGAATTCGCCGCGACCCTGACGGGCGACGCGCCCCCCGCGGGGTGGCCGGCGCCGCTCGCGGCGCTCTGGTGGCTCGCCCGCGAACCGGGGGAGCCGGGCTCGGAAGGCTGGGAGCGGGCGCACGCCCTCGTCCGCCAGCGCCGCGGCCGCTGGCAACCGGAACGCGCTGCCGGTCGCTGAAGCGAAACCGTGAGGAGCGTCCGATGACCGAGAGCTTGCCGGCGGAATTCGCCGCGACCCTGACGGGCGACGCGCCCCCGCGGGGTGGCCGGCGCCGCTCGCGGCGCTCTGGTGGCTCGCCCGCGAACCGGGGGAGCCGGGCTCGGAAGGCTGGGAGCGGGCGCACGCCCTCGTCCAGGACGCGACCGGTCCCGAAGCCGCCTGGGTCCACGCCCATCTTCACCGGATCGAGGGCGATGCCGGCAACGCGCGCTACTGGTACGGCCGCGCCGGCCGCAGCGAAGCCCTGGGGCCGACGGCGGAGGAACGGACCGCCCTCATCGTCGCCCTCTTGGCCTAAGGTTAGGCCCGCGGGTCGCGAGGCATCGAGTTCGGTTTCTACCTTGGCAAGATCGGCACGCGCACTCGGCGAGGCATATTACTCATGGAATTGGTCTTGTAATCTGTTTTCGATCCCGGACTTCGTACGGATCGTACGATGATCCTGATCTGTATCGCCGAAACCACGTCATCAACTGATATTAACGTTTATCACCTGCGATGATTCTCCGCAGTTTTCGGTCATACGACGCGGCTTTTCCCACAGAAATTGTATTTTACCGCTTCCCTGTTCATTGAAAGCTGATTATGCGTGCGGATCTTGAGTCGACCAACAGGGCAGCCGACTGATCGCCGTGATGAGTGTGGGATGTTTAATCTGCGGCATCGGTTTCGCGGGCCTCTCACTGCGCTTCCCGGCGCGTGCGGCCGAGCTGGAACGCTGGTGCGGGATCTGCATCGTGCTTGGATTGTGCCTGCTCGGCGTGGCGCTTCATGGCGCCCGCGCCTAGCTGTGGCGGCCGGCACGGTCCATGACGGCACGCTGATTGGGTGATCGCAGAGACCTCCCGCCTCCTGAGGGCGCGGCGCAGCGGGCCTCGAAGGATGAGAGGATCAGGCTGGAGGCCCCATATCCGACCGTTCCGGTCTCGTGCCGTGTCCCCTGCGTGGATCAGCGGGGCCGGTGCCTGTCAGGCCCTTGTCGGGGCCGGCCCGAGAGCCCGGCTGCCGCAGGCGGAGCAGAAGCGCTCGAACGTGCTCTTGCGGTGATCGCAGGCGGGGCATCGCTCGAACAGGCCGATCCCGCAATGCGGGCAGAAATTCGCGTCCGGGCTCGCCATGTCGACGGGGCGCTCGCAGCCCGGGCAGACCTTCTTGGCAAGGCGGAGGAGGGCTTGATCCGTCGCGATCTCGGTGCGCCGCTCCTCGTCGGGCCGGGCTTCGGCCAGTCGCTGACGTTCCCGGTACCCGTGGAGGGCGTTGATCGCCGCGCGCCCGGCCACGAGCGTGGCCACCACGCCGACGCCGTAATGGACGTAACCGCCGTAGCTCGGCAGATACGGCACTAGCTCGACGAAGAAGGCGAACGCCGCCGCCAGCGCGAAGCCCCAGACGAACGGCCAGTTGCGCGTGTTCCGCCGCTTCAGCAGCAGCCAGCCGGCCAGGACCAGCAGCGGAAGGGTCAAGGCCAGCCGGTAGCCGAAGACCCGCAGCTCCTGTGTTCCCTCGGCGGCCAGGAGCTTCTGCTGGGCTTCGGCCCGCTGCTCGCTCGCCTCGGTCGTCAGCGCCGCCTCCTTCTGCGCGAAACCGAGATCCGTCTGGGCCAAGCCTTCCAGCTGCTCCTCGACGGTCCGCTCGGCGGCCTTCAGGGCGTCGAGCCGCTGCGTGCGGGCGATGAGATCGGGATCCTGATCGACGCGCTGGGTCGTATCCCGTGTCTTGAGCCAGTTGGCGAAGGTCTCGCGGGCGGCCGCGGAGGCTGAGCGGGCCGCCTCAAGGGCAAGTTGCGCCTGGTCCGACTGCTGCTGGTTGTCGCCGCGCGCGCGGCGGACCTGCTTCAAGGCCGCATCGGTGGCCTGCGCCTTCTCGGGGTCGAGGAACTGCTCGAGGGCGTAGCGGTGCTCGACCTCCGGCAGATCGCCGACGACCAGTGATCCGAGCCCGATCAGGAAGCCCGCGAACGCGAAGGCCACCAGCCACAGGATGAGGGTGAAGGTCCGTTCGGAGAGACTGACACCAGATCTCAAGGCTCGATCCTCGACGGTTCCGTGGGAGCGTGACGGCGCCCGAACTGCCGGTGGCAGGCCCCCGAGTCACCCGTCCAGCCCGACACGACCGTCGCGTCCCGCGCGGCCGCAGGATCGAATCAGGCCCCGGGAGGACGCCTCGAGCCTAGCAGGACGCGCCGAGACGCGCCTGTCTTCGTGAGCGGGAGCGGGGCAAGTCTCGCGAGACTTCCGCATCATCCGCTGGAACCCGGCCCGGCGTGATCAGCAACGCGTTCCCGGCCTCGAATAGACCTGCGCGTCGCGAGAGCAGTCGATGGTCGACGCGCGCGCATTCCGGACATCCCCGCCGCGGGCAAACGGAACGCCAAGCCGCATAACCTGTTGTCAGGCCGCCCAGTACGTAAGCTGGGTCACGAGAATTGGAGCGGAGCCATGAGCCTCCTCGGCAGCATCGTCGGCAAGATCCTCCATCCGTTCGGCGGCGGAACCGCGGACGCCGCACCCGCGCCCACGGCCGGCTCGGGCGGTCCGGCCACGTCGAGCACCCCCTCGACGCCCTCGGCGCCCGGCAGCTCCGGCGGCGGCGAGCCGGTGGATGTCGCGGCGGTTCTCACCAGCCTTGCCGAGAAGAACCCGCAGACGCTCGACTGGCGCCACTCGATCGTGGACCTGATGAAGCTGCTCGGCCTCGATTCCGGCCTCGCCTCGCGCAAGCAGCTCGCCGACGAGCTGCACTACACCGGCGACAAGGACGATTCGGCCAGCATGAACATCTGGCTGCACAAGCAGGTGATGCAGAAGCTCGCCGAGAACGGCGGCAAGGTGCCGGACGACCTGAAGCACTAGTCCTTGCGGCTGCGGGATCCGGCGCGCGGCGCCGGATCCCCGTTCAGCGCCCGGTCCGCACCCGCGTCCAGAGGCGGGTCACGAAGCGCTGGGTGCGGTCGTCCCAGGCCGTGTTGATGGACAGGCGCTGCATCGTCGCCTCGTCCGGGTAGATGCCGGGATTGCTCAGGATCTCGGGCTTCACGAACTTCTTGGCCGCGAGGTTGCCGCTGGCATAGGCCACGAAGTTGGTGTTGGCCGCCGCCACCTCGGGCCGCATCATGTAGTCGATGAAGGCGAGCGCCTCGGCCGGGTGGGCGGCATCCTTCGGGATCGCGAAGGTGTCGAACCACATCAGCGCGCCTTCCTTCGGCACCACGTAGGCGATGTCGATGCCGTTCTTGGCCTCCTCGGCCCGGCGCTTGGCCTGCATCACGTCGCCGGAATAGCCGACCGCCACGCAGATATCGCCGTTGGCCAAAGCCTGGATGTATTCCGACGAGTGGAACTTCCGCACGCTGCCGCGCACCTTGTAGAGGGCGTCGGTCACCAGGGTCAGGTCGTCCCAGCGCTTCGAATCCGCCTTGGCGCCGAAGGCGGGAAGCATGCTGGGGATCAGATCCTCGGGGCTGTCGAGCATCATGATCCCGCACTCCTTCAGCCTGTTCGCCGAGGCGGGATTGAGGACGAGGGTCCAGGAGTTCAGGGCCGCGCCGGCGCCCAGCCGCTCGCGGACGGCGGCGACGTTGTAGCCGATGCCGGTGGTGCCCCACATGTAATCGACCGCGTAGGTGTTCCCCGGATCGTAGGCGGCCAGCCGGCTGGTGACCTCCGACCAGAGGTTTCCGAGGTTCTTCAGCTTGGACTTGTCGAGGGGCAGGAAGGCGCCGGCCCGGATCAGCCGCTGCAGGTAGGGACCCGACGGGACGACGAGATCGTAGCCGGACCGGCCCGCGAGCAGCTTGGTCTCCAGGATCTCGTTGTTGTCGTAGGTGTCGTAGACGACCTTGATCCCGGTCTCGCGGGTGAAGGCTTCGAGCACCTTCGGATCGATGTAGTCCGACCAGTTGTAGATGTTGAGGATCCGCTCCTCGGCGGCCGGGGCCGGCCGCACGAGGGGGAGGGCCGCCAGGCAAGCCCCCGCGAGGGCAATCGCCGCGGCTGTCAGGACGGTGCGGCGCGGGCCGTTCACCGGCTCCTCGCCGCCACGACCACGATCTCGACCAGGTATTCGGGCGCGGCGAGCTTGGCCTCGACGGTGGCGCGCGCCGGCGGGTTCTCCGGCGAGACCCAGGCATCCCAGGCGGCGTTCATCTCCGCGAAGGTCGCGATGTCGGCGAGGTACACGGTGGCCGAGAGGATCCGCTCCTTGTCGCTGCCGGAGGCGGCGAGAAGCCGGTCGATCTCGGAGAGGATCTGCTGGGTCTGGATCGTCACGCCGGTGCCGACCGTGTCGGAGGCGACCTGCCCGGCGAGGTAGACCATGTCGCCGAAGGTGACGGCCTGCGACATCCGCTTGCCCGGCTCGATCCGCTTGATGTCCATACCCGTCTCCACCGTCTCAAGAACCGGCGTATCTGCCGCCGCACCGGCTTGGCGGTAAAGGGGCGCGCGCGCAACCACCCGGGGACCCCGAGGAAAATCGTCGTCGCGTGCCAGGGTGCGGGCAACCGTCGCGGGTCGTAAAGCGTTCTGCCGCCATCGACAGTCACGCCTTGGGGTTTGTCATGGGTATCCTCTGGACCATCATCATCGGGTTCCTCGCCGGCGTCATCGCCAAGTTCATCATGCCGGGCCCGAACGAGCCCGCCGGCTTCATCCTGACCACGATCCTCGGCATCGTCGGCGCCTTCGTGGCGACCTTCCTGGGCCAGGCCATCGGCTGGTACGGGCCGAACCAGGGCGCGGGCTTCATCGGCGCCATCGTGGGCGCGGTGGTCGTGCTGTTCATCTACGGCATGATCGCCGGCCGCCGCACCACCACCTACTGATTTCCTCCGGCAGGTCCGGAAACGACGAGGGGCGCCCCGCGGGGCGCCCCTTTTTTTCTGGGCCACGATCGGCCCTGAGGCTCAGAAATGCTCGGAGGCGGCCTTCACGGCGCAATGGCCGGTGGCGCCGCGCACCGCGAGGCCGACGCCGACCACGAGCGCCAGCAGGCTTAGGAGCTTGTTGGGACGGGGCTGCGCGGCCGCGGCGGCGATGCCGAGGCCCAGCGCCACCGAGAAGGCGCGCTCCGTCGTCGACAGGTTCGGCTGCCCGCTGAAGATATCGTGCATCATGTCGTTGGCCATGAGGGTCTCCGGTTGGGAAGTCGCGGGGGAACGCGGCATCGGGCGCCCCGTTCCCGGTCGGCGGCCAGCGCTGAGCCCATCCAGAGACGAAACAAAAAGGGCGCGGCCCCGGAGGACCGCGCCCGTCTGGAAAGCCGCGCCGGCCCCAGCCGGCGCGGGCGTTTCCCTGCTTACTCGCCCGCCTCGCGGCGGCGCTCGCCGCGGTGGCGGCCGCCCTCGCCGCGGGGCTCACGCGGCTCGTCACCGCGCTCCGCCCGCTCGGCGTCGCGCTGCGCCTTGATCTTGTCGGTGATGTCCTCGCCGGTCTGCTGGTCGACGACCTTCATGGACAGGCGGATCTTGCCGCGGTCGTCCTGGCCGAGGAACTTGACCTTGACCTTGTCGCCTTCCTTGACGACGTCCGTCACCTTGGCGACCCGGTTCGCGGCCAGTTCCGAGATGTGGACGAGGCCGTCCTTGGCGCCGAAGAAGTTCACGAAGGCGCCGAACTCCATGCACTTCACGATCGTGCCGTCGTAGATCACGCCGGGCTCCGGCTCCGCCACGATCGAGCGGATCCAGTTGTAGGCCGCCTTGATGGCCTTCCCGTCCGAGGAGGCGATCTTCACGACGCCCGTATCCTCGATGTTGATCTTGGCGCCGGTCTTCTCGACGATCTCGCGGATCACCTTGCCGCCGGTGCCGATCACGTCGCGGATCTTGTCCGTCGGGATCTGCATCGTCTCGATGCGCGGCGCGTACTCACCGAGTTCGGGGCGGGCGGCCGTCAGGGCCTTCGCCATCTCGGCGAGGATGTGGGCGCGGCCGTCCTTCGCCTGGGCGAGGGCGATCTTCATGATCTCCTCGGTGATGCCGGCGATCTTGATGTCCATCTGGAGCGAGGTCACGCCCTCGTCCGTGCCGGCCACCTTGAAGTCCATGTCGCCGAGGTGATCCTCGTCGCCCAGGATGTCGGACAGAACCGCGAAGCGCTCACCCTCGAGGATGAGGCCCATGGCGATGCCAGCCACCGGACGGCGCAGCGGCACGCCGGCATCCATCAGCGACAGGGAGCCGCCGCAGACCGAGGCCATCGAGGACGAGCCGTTGGACTCCGTGATCTCCGACACGACGCGGATCGTGTAGGGGAACTCGTGGGCCGGCGGCAGGACCGGGCGGATCGCCCGCCACGCGAGCTTGCCGTGGCCGATCTCGCGGCGGCCCGGCGAGCCCATCCGGCCGGTCTCGCCGACGCTATAGGGAGGGAAGTTGTAGTGGAGGAGGAAGCGCTCCTTGTAGGTGCCTTCCAGCGCGTCGATGAACTGCTCGTCCTCGCCGGTGCCGAGCGTCGCCACGACCAGCGCCTGGGTCTCGCCGCGGGTGAACAGGGCCGAGCCGTGGGCGCGGGGCAGCACGCCGACCTCGGAGAGGATCGAGCGGACCGTCTTCACGTCGCGGCCGTCGATGCGGGCGCCGCTGTCGAGGATGTTCCAGCGGACCACCTTCGACTGGGCCTCCTTGAAGGCGGCCTTGACCTTCTCGGCCGGGAATTTTTCCGCGCCCTCGGGGCAGAGGGCGGCCATCACCTTCGCCTTCACGGCGTCGACGGCGGCGTAGCGCTCCTGCTTGACGGTCTTGGTGTAGGCGGCGCGGAGCTCCGCCTCGCAGACCTCCAGGACGGCCTTCTCGACGTCGGCGTTCTCGGGGGCCTTGAAGTCGCGCGGCTCCTTGGCGGCCTTCTCGGCCAGGCGGATGATCGCCTCGATCACCGGCTGGAAGTGCTTGTGGCCGAACATCACGGCGCCGAGCATCACGTCCTCGGAGAGCTCCTTGGCCTCCGACTCGACCATCAGCACCGCGTCCTGCGTGCCGGCGACGACGAGGTCGAGGCTGGACTCTTCCTTGGTCTCGGTGACCAGCGGGTTCAGCCGGTAGCCGCCGTTGATGTAGCCGACGCGGGCACCGCCGATCGGGCCCATGAATGGCACGCCCGACAGGGTCAGCGCCGCGGAGGCCGCGACCATCGCGACGATGTCGGGATCGTTCTCGAGGTCGTGGGTCAGCACGGTGACGACGACCTGGGTGTCGTTGCGCCAGCCCTCGACGAAGAGCGGGCGGATCGGGCGGTCGATGAGGCGGGAGACCAGGGTCTCCTTCTCGGAGGGACGGCCCTCGCGCTTGAAGTAGCCGCCCGGGATGCGGCCGGCCGCGTAGGCGCGCTCCTGGTAGTTCACGGTGAGCGGCATGAAGTCGATGCCGGGCTTCGGCTCCTTCGTGGCGACCACGGTGGCGAGCACCGAGGTCTCACCGTAGGTGGCGACCACGGCGCCGTCGGCCTGACGGGCGACCTTGCCGGTCTCAAGGACGAGCTTGCGGTCGCCCCACATCAGCTCTTCGCGTTGAACGTCGAACATTCTTGATCTCTTCCTTGCCTGCGGCGGGCCCAAGCCCGGCGCCGCCGGGGGCAAGACGGCGAGACACTTCGCTGCGGAAAGTGTCTCGCGATCCTGCCCCGATGCCGACGCCTCGAAGCGGCCCGCTTGTCGGGAGGCCGGACCCATTCCGGCAGCCCGTGATGGTGAAACGCGGCCCCGGGCCGGGCCCGGAACCGCGCGAACCCGCCTTACCGGCGGATGCCGAGACGCTCGATGAGGGCGCGGTAGCGGGCCTCGTCCTTGCGCTTGACGTAGTCGAGCAGCGAGCGGCGCTGCGAGACCAGCTTCAGGAGGCCGCGCCGGGAATGGTTGTCCTTGGCGTGAGTCTTGAAGTGACCGGTCAGGTTGGTGATCCGCTCGGTGAGGATCGCCACTTGGACTTCCGGGGAGCCGGTGTCCTTGGCGTCCTTGCGGTGTTCCTTGATGAGCGCGGTCTTGCGCTCTGCCGTGATCGACATCGCGTGCCTTTCGGGTTGTGCTGGTCGGATGCGGCGCCCCGAAACGGGCGCGCGCGGGCTCGGCGTTCGGCCGGTGCCGGGATGTCGTCCAGCACGGTCACAGCGCCAAGCGGCTCAAGCCCCGCCCGGAAACCCGGGTCGAGGCCGCGCGATCCATACACGAAACCGGGGGATATGCCAGCCCCGGGGTGGGGGCGGTTGAGCGGCTTCGCGGCACGTCCTGTGCGGGGTCCCGGATCAGGTTCCGCTTCCGCTCCACCTGTCCGGGAAGAGGCCGGTGCAGGATGAACCGGCGCCTTTTCCCGGACGCCTGGAACGCGGTGGAAGGCGATCCGGGACCCAGCACAAGAACGAGCCGCATGGCGGCACTGCCCCAACGTCTCGTCCGCGGCGGCCCCGGGAAATCGGTTAACGCCCCCGTGATAGGCCGACACCGCGCGCGAAACCCGGCCCGGCGATGAACGGCACCCTCTCGGATGCGTGCGGTGTCGTCCTCGCGACGCTGCTCGGCGTTCCCCTCGTCCTCCTGCCGGGCTACGCCCTGGGCAACCTGACCGGAATCCTCGGCTTCCGGGCGCTGGAGCCCGGGCCGCGGGCCTTGAGCGCGGCCCTCCTCGGCATCGGCCTGCTGCCGGCCCTCGACAGCCTGATCGTCCAGGCCGGCGGCGTCCCGCTGGCCCTCCTGGCGAATGGCGCGCTCGGGCTCGCGGCCCTGCGCCCGGCACTCGGCGACCTGCGCGGCCCGATCGACCGCCCGGCCGTCGCGCTCGGCGGCCTCTGGCTCGTGATCGTCGCCTACGCGCTGATCGAAATCGACACGGGCTCGGCCCTCTACCAGCCGATCACCGTCATCGACCTCGTCAAGCACGCCGCCCTGACCCGTGCGATCGCCGACGGCGGGCTGCCGCCGGTGGACCCGTTCGTCGCCCGCCCGGAGCGGGCCGGCTATTACTACTTCTTCTACACGCTCACCGCCCTGGTCGACTGGGCCGGCGGGCGGTTCGTCGACGGACGGACCGCCTTCGCGGGGATGACGTTCTGGACGGGCCTCGCCCTTTTCGGCCTGCTGGACCGGCTGCTCGCGGCGACGGGCCTCGTCCGCGACGCGGCGCCCCGGCTCGTGCGCCGGTCCCTCTGGATCGTCCTGCCGGCCGGCGGCCTCGACATCCTGCTGGTCGTCGCCGACAGGGCCCAGTCCGGTTCCTGGCTCCCGATCCCGGAATGGCTGAACGAGCAGGTCGTCAACTGGCCGACCTCCCTGGTCTGGGTCCCGCATCACGTCGCCGCCGCGCTGGCCGGTTGGCTGGGCCTCCTGGTCCTGGCCGAGGTCGCCGACCGGGCGCAGCCCGGACGGCGCGCGGAGGCTGCCGCGGTCGCCGTGGCGGGGACCGCCTTCGCGGCCTGCGCGGGTCTGTCGGTCTGGGTCTGCCTCGGCACCGCGGCTGCGGCCGCGATCTGGCTGGCGCTGCTCGGCTTCGAGCGCCGCTGGCGCGCGGCGGC
The sequence above is drawn from the Methylobacterium mesophilicum SR1.6/6 genome and encodes:
- the ruvC gene encoding crossover junction endodeoxyribonuclease RuvC — its product is MSSAVRILGIDPGLRRTGWGLITAQGVKLTYGDCGVVTSDGDLPLALRLRELFEGISRIVEAVRPDEVAVEETFVNKDAQATLKLGHARAMALVVPALAGLPVFEYAANLIKKTVAGSGHAEKVQIQAMVRFLLPKAEFRVADAADALAIAITHASHRDAHALRRAHLSGGKRRSLTGQAAAGQGLEGKGFSAAAAARIEAALAKQS
- a CDS encoding DEAD/DEAH box helicase → MTRPAPSLRSHQRTLMALVDAMARGEAVHIRKILAAVTPGGGKSLLPVIAAHRLIAAGLVARVVWVVPRDSLRLQAEEAFADPLWRATFGHALSVRAADNERDPARGLAGYVTTYQAVAAAPALHLAEARAHRTLLVVDEVHHLPVPGRPGSEEASPEESEAGAWSRAMLPLMEAAAFRLYLSGTLERADGRRILGLPYQPAALGRGPELDLDAPGLAVIGYSRAQALAERAVLPVTFGAIDGEASWLEGGRIAGDSPRVGPHRLGAGSVRVTTRPALFTALRTGFARDLLSEAFHATKRLRARRRAERGLPAGETVRGLGKLLVVAPDQASARAYLATLRSWMPPGQGERDVRLATSGQGDAHAALAAFRLTPEPAILVTVAMAYEGLDAPEVAVVAALTHIRSRPWLEQMLARATRVDPHAGSYDAQQALIFHPDDPLFARFRLELETEQGSSVRPPRERPASAVVPERTRWRDDEPAGITPLESNAIGLRYALLRPRLAEPAPAAPAPEPPSITERTLRQRLAATVAAQAVEDEASLRVPRGGNLAHRYNAVLKRVLGKGRATMTLPELEAALAWLERNRLSDHLDRLDGDARYAWSARQRRGRWQPERAAGR
- a CDS encoding double zinc ribbon domain-containing protein encodes the protein MRSGVSLSERTFTLILWLVAFAFAGFLIGLGSLVVGDLPEVEHRYALEQFLDPEKAQATDAALKQVRRARGDNQQQSDQAQLALEAARSASAAARETFANWLKTRDTTQRVDQDPDLIARTQRLDALKAAERTVEEQLEGLAQTDLGFAQKEAALTTEASEQRAEAQQKLLAAEGTQELRVFGYRLALTLPLLVLAGWLLLKRRNTRNWPFVWGFALAAAFAFFVELVPYLPSYGGYVHYGVGVVATLVAGRAAINALHGYRERQRLAEARPDEERRTEIATDQALLRLAKKVCPGCERPVDMASPDANFCPHCGIGLFERCPACDHRKSTFERFCSACGSRALGPAPTRA
- a CDS encoding DUF3597 domain-containing protein, whose amino-acid sequence is MSLLGSIVGKILHPFGGGTADAAPAPTAGSGGPATSSTPSTPSAPGSSGGGEPVDVAAVLTSLAEKNPQTLDWRHSIVDLMKLLGLDSGLASRKQLADELHYTGDKDDSASMNIWLHKQVMQKLAENGGKVPDDLKH
- a CDS encoding polyamine ABC transporter substrate-binding protein, which translates into the protein MNGPRRTVLTAAAIALAGACLAALPLVRPAPAAEERILNIYNWSDYIDPKVLEAFTRETGIKVVYDTYDNNEILETKLLAGRSGYDLVVPSGPYLQRLIRAGAFLPLDKSKLKNLGNLWSEVTSRLAAYDPGNTYAVDYMWGTTGIGYNVAAVRERLGAGAALNSWTLVLNPASANRLKECGIMMLDSPEDLIPSMLPAFGAKADSKRWDDLTLVTDALYKVRGSVRKFHSSEYIQALANGDICVAVGYSGDVMQAKRRAEEAKNGIDIAYVVPKEGALMWFDTFAIPKDAAHPAEALAFIDYMMRPEVAAANTNFVAYASGNLAAKKFVKPEILSNPGIYPDEATMQRLSINTAWDDRTQRFVTRLWTRVRTGR
- a CDS encoding RidA family protein codes for the protein MDIKRIEPGKRMSQAVTFGDMVYLAGQVASDTVGTGVTIQTQQILSEIDRLLAASGSDKERILSATVYLADIATFAEMNAAWDAWVSPENPPARATVEAKLAAPEYLVEIVVVAARSR
- a CDS encoding GlsB/YeaQ/YmgE family stress response membrane protein, producing MGILWTIIIGFLAGVIAKFIMPGPNEPAGFILTTILGIVGAFVATFLGQAIGWYGPNQGAGFIGAIVGAVVVLFIYGMIAGRRTTTY
- a CDS encoding YgaP-like transmembrane domain — protein: MANDMMHDIFSGQPNLSTTERAFSVALGLGIAAAAAQPRPNKLLSLLALVVGVGLAVRGATGHCAVKAASEHF
- the pnp gene encoding polyribonucleotide nucleotidyltransferase → MFDVQREELMWGDRKLVLETGKVARQADGAVVATYGETSVLATVVATKEPKPGIDFMPLTVNYQERAYAAGRIPGGYFKREGRPSEKETLVSRLIDRPIRPLFVEGWRNDTQVVVTVLTHDLENDPDIVAMVAASAALTLSGVPFMGPIGGARVGYINGGYRLNPLVTETKEESSLDLVVAGTQDAVLMVESEAKELSEDVMLGAVMFGHKHFQPVIEAIIRLAEKAAKEPRDFKAPENADVEKAVLEVCEAELRAAYTKTVKQERYAAVDAVKAKVMAALCPEGAEKFPAEKVKAAFKEAQSKVVRWNILDSGARIDGRDVKTVRSILSEVGVLPRAHGSALFTRGETQALVVATLGTGEDEQFIDALEGTYKERFLLHYNFPPYSVGETGRMGSPGRREIGHGKLAWRAIRPVLPPAHEFPYTIRVVSEITESNGSSSMASVCGGSLSLMDAGVPLRRPVAGIAMGLILEGERFAVLSDILGDEDHLGDMDFKVAGTDEGVTSLQMDIKIAGITEEIMKIALAQAKDGRAHILAEMAKALTAARPELGEYAPRIETMQIPTDKIRDVIGTGGKVIREIVEKTGAKINIEDTGVVKIASSDGKAIKAAYNWIRSIVAEPEPGVIYDGTIVKCMEFGAFVNFFGAKDGLVHISELAANRVAKVTDVVKEGDKVKVKFLGQDDRGKIRLSMKVVDQQTGEDITDKIKAQRDAERAERGDEPREPRGEGGRHRGERRREAGE
- the rpsO gene encoding 30S ribosomal protein S15, coding for MSITAERKTALIKEHRKDAKDTGSPEVQVAILTERITNLTGHFKTHAKDNHSRRGLLKLVSQRRSLLDYVKRKDEARYRALIERLGIRR